The genomic DNA TATATTTTGGTAAGAACTTGGAGATAAAATACATGCTAACTGATACAACTGTAAAGAAGAGAAAGAGTggaggtgtatgtgcacaaatctttgaaggtggcagtgcaGGTTAACGAAGCAGTTAATAAAGTGtaggggatcttgggctttataaacaaaggcatagagtgtaaaagccaggaagttatgtaaAATCTATATACAACACTagttcggccccagctggagtattgtgtccaattgtgggcattatactttaggaaggacatgaaggcttttgagagggtagagaagagacttcgtggaatggttccagggatgagagattactGTTatttggatagactggagaagctggagtttctctccttagagcagaggagactTGAaatgagatttgatagaagtgtttagataaaagtaaataaagagaaactgtttccagtggctgaaaggTTGATAAGAGATTTACGGTGATTGTCAAAAgacccagaggtgacatgaagaaaaattttggatacagattcaatagtagccttgacAAAATAATTGGCTTAATACTTGAAGCAGAAAGAATTACAGAGATATCAGgaaagagtgagggagtgggactaaaaagccagtgcagactcgatgggctatatggcctccttctgtgctgcactattcTATGATTCAATTGGCCAAAAAGAAAAGAATTTGCAttaatacagcacctttcatgagctcaggcTATCCCAAAGCACTGCACAAGATATTTGGCACAGTTGGTACTCCTATCATCTATGTATCAGAAGGTTGTCGTTCAAGCATCATTCCTAAGCACGCaatacagataggcacttctgtacagtactgaggaagtgctgcattggcaGAAGTGCTTTCTTTGGATGATGCCTTAAGCTAAGGCCATACCAGTATACTCATGGGAATATTAAAGAATCTGGAACatgctgtctgaaggggtggtagaggcaggaaccatcacaacatttaagaagtatttagatgagcatttgaaacgccatagcatacaggactacggaccaagtgctggaaaatgggattgaatagaaaggcttgatggccggcaccgacacggtgggctgaagagcctgtttctgtgcagtataactctgactctattccTGCCCAAAATTCTTCCTCAACCAACACTACCAAAAAGATTgactagtcatttatctcattgctgttatgGGGATCTTGCTGTAGCTGCTGTGTTGAATTAACAACTTAATATTGCAAAATTATTGATCGTATAAGAGCTATTTTGGTATATTTGTAGGGCACGTGATAATGCGGTATATGAAAGCTAGTATTTTCAGTGCAGTTTTTAATAAATTAAATTCAAACATTATTTCTATTTTCAAAAAAAGCAAACTGGAAATTTTAAAGTACACAGTGTTCACTACCTTTTCAAAAATGATACATTATTGCATCTGTGAAATCTGGACTTTAGTCAGTTTGTCGCTTGCATGCTGGCAATACTGCTGGTTTCAAGCCAGTAAAAGGTATATGTAATGGTAAATTGACATCCAAGTCAGTAAAATCACTGTGTTCAGGATGGGAAGTGGGAAATAAATACAGAATTAATTAAAATTTAGTTGAATTTGCAAGCTTTGTTTATTGCATTTGTAAAACAAAATGCCTGTTTGGCATTAATATTACAACTATTATTTGCATTTTGTATAATTTCACCAGGTGTGTGAAGCACCTGCTTTAAATAAACTACTCAAATAAATCAAACTGTACTATTTGTTATTAAAAGAAAAACATGCCCTTTTTTCCAGACGATATCCAACAGTTGAAAAAAGAGCCCGAATTTTCAATGGAAAAGGCTATACAGAGGTACCAGACGATAGGATCTTCCTAAATGCACTGTTAGTTGAGCTCGGTATGACTGATCTGGACAAGAACTTTGTGGAATACAGAGATAGCTGTTGCAGAATAAATAGGACATCGGTTTATGAAGTTGCTATTGGAGATGGTGTTCTTTGGCCTGTCCTTGTAATGACACAACATGCAATCCTCTATGCTTGTCTTCCTTTAGTTGAGCAATCTTTGACTCCCCGCCCACCATTGATGACTCTGTGTGGAATTTCTCCTGCATTTGCACTCCTAACAGGGTTAATGAACTTTTTAAACTTGGCACAAAGAAATGAATCAGAAATTGTTACCAAAATGGCTCAGCTGCCTGCTATGCTGATGCATGCTTGTCCACTTGGGACTCCAGTGGATACTGACTTTGGATTGATGCAGACCCTCTCTGGTAGCCTTGTTCCTCAGAGTGCAATCTCTTCAGCGCAGACACAAAAGCAGCCAGCTTGGAAGCCTGGAGTATACAAGGGGAAACCACAGGTTAATGTCTGTGTCACTGAACAGATTAGATCCATGCAGTATGACAAGAAAAATGTCATTGATGTATGGCAGGAGTACGGAACTGTAGCATGTAAGGTGAGGTTTATGTATCATAAACTGCTTTCAGAAATCACATTTCCAACTGAAATGAGGGAATCTGTTGTATTTTAAAAAGCATTTTGCATTTTTAATATGGAAACTCCATAGATATGAATGATTTTTTTACATTTATGTTCTTGACTTATTTAGAGGAATCACTCAGCTGTAAACTTCAATATGTTTCTGTCTATTTGCTGAGTTCCAACTAAATAAATGAAAGGATATGTAAATGAGTTACGGCTTCATGCTTGGCTTTAGGAATAAAATTTACTTATTGGCACCCTTTTTATAATAAACTAGGACGCTCAAAAATGGGCTCATTCTGACTGATGACGTCTCTTTCACACAGCACACGTGCTTGTAACATGAGAGAATTCTCTTccatggtagcactcttgcttcagagtgagaatgttattggttcaagtcccactcaaggaCATGAGCCCATAACCTAAGATGATGCTGATGGAGTACTGCACtgccagagatgctgtctttccaaAGAGATGTTAAACCAACATTTAGTCTGCCTATACAAGTGTGTGTACAAGATCCCATTGTTCTATCTGAAAGTGACCAGGGATTGGGAGGAGGGGGTGATCATGATGTCCGAGTCAACATTTGTCTGTCAGCTAAAACCAGTTGAACGAAACATTTGTGTGATTGCTGTTTACAGGTGTGCAGATTAGTTGCTGTGCTTATAACAACAGTAGCTACACTTaacaagtaattcattggctgtaagcactatataaatgttctTTTCTTTCTATCTGTTTATTGTCTCTAGTAGGTCTTGGAAGTATTTATTACAAGTACTGAGCTATGTTTGCTTTCTTTGTATAAAGCTTGATTCTGATTTTCATGTGTTTTTGTTTCTAACTTGCTGTATTTGTTCCAATTTAGTGTGATCTAGAAGGAATAATGCCAACTGTTACAGTAAGCCTGAATCTACCCATCAACGGGTCTCCTCTCCAGGATATCCTTGTGCATCCCTGTGTCAGTGCAGTTGACTCCACTATCCTTACTTTTAACAGTGTTGATGAGATGGATGATTCACTGTTCAATGGACCATATAAATTTCCTTTCACACCACCATTAGATGTATTTAAACTCTGCTACTACACCTCCCAGGTCAGAATATAttttatttattgaatttaaaaCAAAAAGCCTGTAGTGAATTTTGATCATAGATTCTTTATCCAGCTACAGTGCAGCTTCCTGATAAAGAACTTGTGTAAATAAAGGGACATTTTAAATGGAATTGTATTCAGTTTGCTTTGGATTGTCAGTTTCTGGCTTTGATTCATCCTGTTCTCTggtgtcagccttagctcagtggtagcattctccctTCTAAGTCAGAATGTTAAGGGTTCAAGGCCATGGGTCATGAgcgtataatctaggctgacacttcagtgcagtactgagggagtgttgcataatCAGAGGTGATGTCTTTTGGATTAGATGTTAACCTGAGACCCCCCCTGCCTGCTCAGATGAATGCAAAACTGCCAAACGTGCTGTTAGAAGTGCAGAAATGTTCTCCTGGCTACTATTTATCTTTCAACTGACATCACCACTGGCCTTTTATCTCATTGCGGTTTGTGGGTCTTACTGTGTCTAAATTGGCTGATATGTttggctacattacaacagtgacaatactccaaaagtacttcattggctgtgaagtgctttgggaagttcTAAGGACAAGAGAGCACTATATAAATCTAAGACCTGACATTCACTTTAACTGTCTCCCTCAACTAATTATTGCAAATATATAGACACCCACAGTGCAAACAATATTTTGGTGTCAGTTAATTGTCTTTGAATTGTTTTTTGTGTATTTGAGCTGATTTTTCTTAAATGATCCTAGTCACAGAATACTATGCAAGCATGTGTAGGTGTATTGATTTGGACCTAAATATAGACATGTTATACAGAAGCTGTTAGCTGTCATGGGCAAACCTTGATGCAGCCAAAGACTGGCTATCaaatcccgaaacgttaactctgcttctctttccacagatgctgccagacctgctgagtgaatccagcatttcttgtttttgtatcaaatCTGGGTCTTCTCCATGGTCTGTTCCCTTCCACCTCACCACTCAGGCTACCCCCTGCCTCCTCCCATCACAAATTTTAAACTACTAGTCTGTCAATGGGAACAGAAGGTCTTAATATATCTGATTCTTTTTCTTGGTTGCTTATTTCTGAATTGGCTCTTGCAAAAATGGGATTGTGGTCTTGCTGCACATCTGAGGAGAAAAGCTCTTTTTCTTTCTTGCTGCTTGTTATGTCCAAATGTGCCATTTCATAGACCATCTAGATATTTCCAGATCTTTAAATTTGATGTTTCATTTTTGTTCGAATCAAATTaagttgaactcaagagatgaggtgagagtgactgctcttgacaattcggcagcatttgaccgagtgtagaaCCAaggagctaaaggcctgctcgggcctgcaaaaaaaaaaaaacccggcCCGAGCCCGGCAggaccacatccgacccggcccgagtccttccatttttcccgtgcccaacccaaccatcagttaacttgtgttctgtttttcactttgttgctgatctgcataagcttaaaataactgttttTGAAAAAAACACCTTTCTGGTCAAATAATTACATTAACTGTGATCACACTTAGCTGTGATGGAGCGtttccgacccgacccgagcccgaatgccaaacCCGGAAATGCAACCTGACCCAGCCTGAACgcgacacatgtcgtctggtcccgtcaggttcaggtcaggtagcaggcctttacaaggagcccgagcaaaactgtaatcaatgggaatcggggaaatctctccgctggttggagtcgtacctgccgcaaagaaagatggttgtggctgttggaggtcaatcatctgagctccaggacatcactggaggagttcctcagggtagtgtcccaggtccaaccatcttcagctgcttcatcaatgaccttccttccatcataaggtcagaagtggggatgttcactgttgaatgttctgcaccattcatgactcctcagatactgaaccagtccatgtagaaatgcagcaagacctggccaatatccaggcttgggctgataagtggcaagtaacattcatgccacacatgccaggcaatgaccatctccaacagaagagaatctaaccatctccccttgacattcaatggcattaggatcgctgaatcccccactatcaacatcctgggggctaccattgaccagaaactgaactggagtagtcatataaataccatagctaaaagagcagatcagaggctaggagtcctgcggcgagtaactcacgtcctgactccccaaagcctgtccaccagaaacaaggcacaagccaggagtgtgatggaatactctccacttgcctggatgggtgcacctccaacagcactcaagaagcttgacaccatccaggacaaagcagcccgcttgattggtaccccatctacaaacattcactccctccaccactgatgcacggtggcagcagtgtgtaccatccacaagatgcactgcagcaactcaccaagtctctttagacagcaccttccaaatccgcgaccgctaccacctagaaggacaagggcagaagatgcatgggagcaccaccacctgtaagttcccctccaagccacacaccatcctgacttggaactacattgctgttccttcactgtcgctggttcaaaatcccggaactcccttcctaacagcactgtggatgtatctacccacatggactgcagcagttcaagaagacagctaccCACCATCAtctcgagagcaattagggatgggcaataaatgctggcctagccagcgacacccacatcccttagtTTCTTGAATGCATTCTGAGAGTTGGAGCTCTTGCAGCCCTACGTAGAAGAAGTTACAGCTGAAGAAAAAGCTGTTGTGAAAGCTGTCTGTAAATTGTAGCTTGCTGAAGTTTTTTTAATGACTTACAGCCCACATGATGTGACTCTTGCTCCAGTTCTGTGCAATTAATATGCTGTATTTTGTGGCTTATAAAACTCCTAGAATGTTTGTCTATTAAATCTTGTCTATGAAAAGTAATTTCCCTTATCAATATTTGTAAATATAATTTATTTTAAAGATTAATAACTATACAATTCCCATAGTAATTGCTCACATTCAGTATGTCAGTTGTGTGATTTGTCTACTTTAGCCCACATCGACCTCAGCTCTGTCAATGGTAGAAAAGTTTTGAAATAAACCAAATGTTCTTTTGAAGTTAAAATCTTAAGGACAATTTGTTTGTGGTAATTTTGAAGATATTGAGATTATCACAATATATTACGCAGAAAGTTGATTCAGAATTACTAATATTTTAAAAGATTATTTTTAATCAAATTTTTAGTTCAGGTTTACTGCATTCAAGTTGAATTGTTTGAGTTTTCAGAATCTTTCAAtctgagaaaaaaaattacaaCCTAGTTTCAGCAGAAACAACAAATTATCAGTCCTTGTCAAACTAAATAGTCATCTGAATGAATGTAGTTCATTTCAATTTAGGACTTAAGGAATAGTTAAGTAATATTGATCCGCCACTTTGTTTGCAGGTACCAATCCCTCCGATTCTTGGCTCCTATCAAATGAAGGAAGAACAACAGCATTTAAGGATTGCAGTTAATCTGAAACTACATGAAAGTGTCAAAAATGGATTTGAATATTGTGAAGCTCACATTCCCTTCTTCAACAGGTAAAGCAGGTGACTGCTTGAGAAATAATTTATCCTGTGCCAATGtttccaagatattaaggggaacagatagggtagatacagaggaactatttccactggttggaattcTAGGACTAGGAGCatcatctaaaaattagagccagattttTCAGGCtttttaggaaacacttctacattcaCAGCATGGTAGACATTTGAAGCTCTCTTCAGCAAACagcagtcacagacctgaaacgttgattctgtttctccctccacagatgctgccatatcagcagagtatttccagcactttctgtttctattatggcagttgatgctagattgCTTGTTAATATTAAATCTAAGATTGAttaaatttttgttaaccaaagatattaagggacatGAGGCAAAGATGGGTACATGGAGTTACGTCGTAGATCattgagtggtggaacaggcttgaggggctaaatggattACTGTTCGTATGAGTGTTCATGTTGAAAATAAGTGCAAATAACCTGAAAACCAGACTGGGGTCAAATTGTAAGCAGTGGTGTTTACTAGTTCAGTTGTTTGCTTTGTGGCATTTTGTTCTGATTTGTGGCAAAGATGACAAACTGGTGAAGGTCATGGGTGAGTAGCCTTTGCACTAGATAAGGTGTGGGCAATGGAATTCTGAATGAGTTGGATTTTGTGTAAGAtggtgttatgccaatgtgctttgttgaatgattgtctttaatccactgactggagatctgaatttatattttttttatagagtcatagagttatacagcacagaaacaggcccttcggaccatcgtgtccatgctgg from Heterodontus francisci isolate sHetFra1 chromosome 9, sHetFra1.hap1, whole genome shotgun sequence includes the following:
- the ap5m1 gene encoding LOW QUALITY PROTEIN: AP-5 complex subunit mu-1 (The sequence of the model RefSeq protein was modified relative to this genomic sequence to represent the inferred CDS: deleted 1 base in 1 codon), whose product is MSIRAVWLLGLEKGEVASVKLSRRYPTVEKRARIFNGKGYTEVPDDRIFLNALLVELGMTDLDKNFVEYRDSCCRINRTSVYEVAIGDGVLWPVLVMTQHAILYACLPLVEQSLTPRPPLMTLCGISPAFALLTGLMNFLNLAQRNESEIVTKMAQLPAMLMHACPLGTPVDTDFGLMQTLSGSLVPQSAISSAQTQKQPAWKPGVYKGKPQVNVCVTEQIRSMQYDKKNVIDVWQEYGTVACKCDLEGIMPTVTVSLNLPINGSPLQDILVHPCVSAVDSTILTFNSVDEMDDSLFNGPYKFPFTPPLDVFKLCYYTSQVPIPPILGSYQMKEEQQHLRIAVNLKLHESVKNGFEYCEAHIPFFNRGPIVHTECKVSHGQLEVSREKSLLVWIIGQKFPKSLEVSLTGIVMFPTFGIANHPVQPTDPFCTGLTAYVKLYFRIPDYTLTGCYVDQHSVQVYSSAKPRIITSKELLSSEYYIWNSKGDAPVASRPIIS